A window of the Myripristis murdjan chromosome 15, fMyrMur1.1, whole genome shotgun sequence genome harbors these coding sequences:
- the cst7 gene encoding cystatin — MEGLRRTLLLVSLLVVLEGMAAAAGGHPGRSLPGAPHNISKDDRGLRRAVLTATHSFNNQSNDAFLFRASAINTAQRQIIKGIRYIMQVQISRTICRKRDNSPDLSKCGFQPDGALRQTLSCHFEVWAMPWLHQMKTLFFFCRS, encoded by the exons ATGGAGGGTCTGAGGCGCACGCTGCTGCTCGTCTCTCTGCTCGTCGTTCTGG AGGGCATGGCGGCGGCGGCAGGTGGCCATCCCGGCCGGTCGCTGCCCGGCGCTCCACACAACATCAGTAAAGACGACCGCGGGCTGCGGCGGGCCGTGCTCACCGCCACACACTCCTTCAACAACCAATCAAACGACGCCTTCCTGTTCAGAGCCTCCGCCATCAACACAGCACAGcggcag ATCATTAAGGGGATCCGGTACATCATGCAGGTGCAGATCTCCAGGACGATCTGTCGAAAACGAGACAACAGCCCCGATCTGTCCAAATGTGGCTTCCAGCCGGACGGGGCGCTGCGGCAG ACGCTCTCGTGTCACTTCGAGGTTTGGGCGATGCCCTGGCTTCACCAGATGAAGacgctcttcttcttctgcagatCCTGA